A window from Streptomyces sp. NBC_00299 encodes these proteins:
- a CDS encoding ferredoxin, translating to MGDRWHVEVDRSVCIGSAQCVHHAPAGFHLDTARQSHPADPETDANETILAAAESCPVEAIVITLLGSGEPVFPPEE from the coding sequence ATGGGCGACCGCTGGCACGTCGAGGTCGACCGGTCGGTGTGCATCGGCTCGGCCCAGTGCGTCCACCACGCCCCCGCCGGCTTCCACCTCGACACCGCCCGCCAGTCCCATCCGGCCGACCCGGAGACCGACGCGAACGAGACGATCCTGGCGGCGGCGGAGAGCTGCCCGGTGGAAGCGATCGTGATCACGCTGCTGGGGAGCGGGGAGCCGGTGTTTCCGCCGGAGGAGTAG
- a CDS encoding TetR family transcriptional regulator — MPAEVSSASPASPPLTERQEARRRRILHASAQLASRGGFDAVQMREVAESSQVALGTLYRYFPSKVHLLVATMQDQLEHMHGTLRKKPPQGETAAERVAETLMRAFRALQREPHLADAMVRALTFADRSVSPEVDQVSRQTTVIILDAMGLENPTPEQLSAVRVIEHTWHSALITWLSGRASIAQVKIDIETVCRLIDLTAPTDA; from the coding sequence ATGCCTGCGGAAGTCAGTAGCGCGAGCCCCGCCTCACCGCCCCTCACCGAGCGGCAGGAGGCCCGCCGTCGGCGCATCCTGCACGCCAGCGCGCAGCTCGCCAGCCGGGGCGGTTTCGACGCGGTGCAGATGCGCGAGGTCGCGGAGTCCTCGCAGGTGGCGCTCGGCACGCTGTACCGCTACTTCCCGTCCAAGGTGCATCTGCTGGTCGCCACGATGCAGGACCAGTTGGAGCACATGCACGGCACGCTGCGCAAGAAGCCGCCGCAGGGGGAGACGGCGGCGGAGCGGGTGGCGGAGACCCTGATGCGGGCGTTCCGCGCCCTGCAGCGCGAGCCGCATCTGGCCGACGCGATGGTCCGCGCCCTGACCTTCGCCGACCGCAGCGTCTCCCCCGAGGTCGATCAGGTCTCCCGGCAGACCACGGTGATCATCCTGGACGCGATGGGCCTGGAGAACCCGACGCCGGAGCAGCTCTCCGCGGTCCGCGTCATCGAGCACACCTGGCACTCGGCACTGATCACCTGGCTGTCGGGCCGTGCCTCGATCGCCCAGGTGAAGATCGACATCGAGACGGTGTGCCGGCTGATCGACCTGACGGCACCCACCGACGCGTGA
- a CDS encoding glycosyltransferase family 4 protein has protein sequence MTAEAREAGSPTDPAADGERPLDIALLTYKGNPFCGGQGVYVRHLSRELARLGHRVEVIGSQPYPVLDEGDDYADRLTLTELPSLDLYRQPDPFRTPKRDEYRDWVDGLEVATMWTGGFPEPLTFSLRARRHLRARRGEFDVVHDNQTLGYGLLGDVGAPLVTTIHHPITVDRQLELDAAEGWKRRMSVRRWYAFTRMQKRVARRLPSVLTVSGTSRAEIVDHLGVRQDRIHVVHIGADTDLFSPDPSVRQIPGRIVTTSSADVPLKGLVFLVEALAKVRTEHPDAHLVVVGKRPEEGPVAQAMERYGLEGAVEFVKGISDAELVDLVRSAQVACVPSLYEGFSLPAAEAMATGTPLVATTGGAIPEVAGRDGETCLAVPPGDPGALAAALSRLLGDPDLRDRLGAAGRDRVLRHFTWAKAAEGTVSRYREAIARSGGRDEERRGAGAGKATEAAQSGDPVQVTEVQVAVAGDAVPAAGIGQVARVSEAAQ, from the coding sequence GTGACCGCTGAGGCCAGGGAGGCCGGGTCCCCGACGGACCCTGCCGCCGACGGCGAGCGACCGCTCGACATCGCGCTTCTCACCTATAAAGGGAACCCGTTCTGCGGAGGCCAGGGCGTCTACGTCCGGCACCTCTCCCGCGAGCTGGCCCGCCTCGGGCACCGCGTCGAGGTCATCGGCTCGCAGCCCTACCCCGTCCTCGACGAGGGCGATGACTACGCCGACCGTCTGACCCTCACCGAACTCCCCAGCCTCGACCTCTACCGCCAGCCCGACCCCTTCCGGACGCCGAAGCGCGACGAGTACCGCGACTGGGTCGACGGGCTGGAAGTGGCGACCATGTGGACCGGCGGGTTCCCCGAGCCGCTGACGTTCTCGCTGCGCGCCCGCCGCCATCTGCGCGCCCGGCGCGGCGAGTTCGACGTGGTGCACGACAACCAGACCCTCGGCTACGGCCTGTTGGGCGACGTAGGCGCGCCCCTCGTCACCACCATCCACCACCCCATCACCGTGGACCGGCAGCTGGAGCTGGACGCGGCGGAGGGCTGGAAGCGACGGATGTCCGTACGCCGCTGGTACGCCTTCACGCGCATGCAGAAGCGGGTCGCACGCCGGCTGCCGTCGGTGCTGACCGTGTCGGGCACCTCCCGCGCCGAGATCGTCGACCACCTCGGCGTACGGCAGGACCGTATCCACGTGGTGCACATCGGCGCGGACACGGACCTGTTCTCGCCGGATCCCTCGGTACGGCAGATCCCGGGCCGCATCGTCACGACGTCCAGCGCCGATGTCCCCCTGAAGGGCCTGGTCTTCCTCGTCGAGGCCCTCGCCAAGGTCCGCACCGAGCACCCGGACGCCCACCTCGTCGTCGTCGGCAAGCGGCCCGAGGAGGGCCCGGTCGCCCAGGCCATGGAGCGCTACGGCCTGGAAGGCGCCGTCGAGTTCGTCAAGGGCATCTCCGACGCGGAGCTCGTCGACCTCGTGCGCTCGGCGCAGGTCGCCTGCGTGCCGTCGCTCTACGAGGGCTTCTCCCTGCCGGCCGCCGAGGCCATGGCCACGGGGACGCCCCTCGTGGCCACGACCGGCGGGGCGATCCCCGAGGTCGCCGGCCGCGACGGCGAGACGTGTCTGGCGGTGCCACCGGGCGACCCGGGCGCCCTGGCCGCCGCCCTGAGCCGCCTGCTCGGCGACCCCGACCTCCGCGACCGCCTCGGCGCGGCCGGCCGCGACCGAGTCCTACGCCACTTCACCTGGGCCAAGGCCGCAGAGGGGACGGTGTCCCGCTACCGCGAGGCCATAGCCCGCTCGGGGGGCCGCGACGAGGAGCGCAGGGGGGCCGGGGCAGGCAAGGCGACCGAGGCCGCGCAGTCCGGCGATCCCGTACAGGTGACGGAAGTTCAGGTCGCCGTGGCGGGCGATGCCGTGCCGGCGGCCGGAATCGGCCAAGTCGCGCGCGTGTCCGAGGCCGCCCAGTGA
- a CDS encoding class I SAM-dependent methyltransferase, producing the protein MLTVDFSRFPLAPGDRVLDLGCGAGRHAFECYRRGAQVVALDQNAEEIREVAKWFAAMEEAGEAPEGATATAMEGDALALPFPDESFDVVIISEVMEHIPDDKGVLAEMVRVLKPGGRIAITVPRYGPEKVCWTLSDAYHEVEGGHIRIYKADELLAKIREAGLKPYGTHHAHALHSPYWWLKCAFGVDNDKALPVRAYHKLLVWDIMKKPLATRVAEQALNPLIGKSFVAYATKPHLPRLSEAAAK; encoded by the coding sequence GTGCTGACCGTCGACTTCTCCCGGTTCCCGCTTGCCCCGGGGGACCGTGTTCTGGATCTCGGCTGCGGGGCCGGCCGGCACGCCTTCGAGTGCTACCGGCGCGGTGCCCAGGTCGTGGCGCTGGACCAGAATGCCGAGGAGATCCGCGAGGTCGCGAAGTGGTTCGCGGCGATGGAGGAGGCGGGGGAGGCCCCCGAGGGTGCCACCGCCACGGCGATGGAGGGTGACGCGCTCGCGCTGCCCTTCCCCGACGAGTCCTTCGACGTCGTGATCATCTCCGAGGTCATGGAGCACATCCCGGACGACAAGGGCGTACTCGCCGAGATGGTGCGGGTGTTGAAGCCCGGCGGGCGGATCGCCATCACCGTCCCGCGCTACGGCCCCGAAAAGGTCTGCTGGACGCTCTCCGACGCGTACCACGAGGTCGAGGGCGGCCACATCCGCATCTACAAGGCGGACGAACTGCTCGCGAAGATCCGCGAGGCCGGGCTGAAGCCGTACGGCACGCATCACGCGCACGCGCTGCACTCGCCCTACTGGTGGCTGAAGTGCGCGTTCGGCGTCGACAACGACAAGGCGCTGCCGGTGCGGGCGTACCACAAGCTGCTGGTCTGGGACATCATGAAGAAACCGCTGGCCACTCGGGTCGCCGAACAGGCGCTGAACCCGCTCATCGGCAAGAGCTTCGTGGCGTACGCGACCAAGCCCCACCTGCCCCGGCTCTCCGAGGCGGCCGCCAAGTGA
- a CDS encoding prenyltransferase/squalene oxidase repeat-containing protein, whose protein sequence is MTTPRTEHLVLPGVLTAEQAAATVAGIVAVQREDGAIPWFRGHHLDPWDHVEAAMALDTAGEHAAAERAYTWLATHQNEDGSWYAAYHDGAHDDVTDSGRETNFVAYIAVGVWHHYLSTGDDTFLDRMWPSVYAAVEFVLRLQQPGGQIGWRRDDDGTATADALLTGSSSIHHALRCALAIAEQREEPQPDWELAAGALRHAIRRHPERFLDKNRYSMDWYYPVLGGALTGAEAKSRMEEGWDRFVVPGLGVRCVVPNPWVTGGESAELALALWAMGESDRALDILQSIQHLRDPESGLYWTGYVFEDAAIWPRELTTWTAGSLLLAVAALGGHDATCAVFGGDRLPTGLDPDCCG, encoded by the coding sequence GTGACGACCCCCCGGACGGAACACCTGGTCCTGCCCGGGGTCCTCACCGCCGAGCAGGCCGCCGCGACCGTCGCAGGGATCGTCGCCGTACAGCGGGAGGACGGGGCGATCCCGTGGTTCCGCGGGCACCACCTCGACCCGTGGGACCACGTCGAGGCGGCGATGGCGCTGGACACGGCCGGTGAACACGCGGCCGCCGAGCGGGCGTACACCTGGCTGGCCACCCACCAGAACGAGGACGGCTCCTGGTACGCCGCTTACCACGACGGGGCCCACGACGACGTCACCGACTCCGGCCGCGAGACCAACTTCGTCGCCTACATAGCCGTGGGCGTCTGGCACCACTACCTCTCCACCGGCGACGACACGTTCCTGGACCGGATGTGGCCGTCCGTCTACGCGGCCGTCGAGTTCGTCCTCCGGCTCCAGCAGCCGGGCGGGCAGATCGGCTGGCGGCGCGACGACGACGGCACGGCGACCGCGGACGCGCTGCTGACCGGTTCGTCGTCGATCCACCACGCGCTGCGGTGTGCGCTCGCGATCGCCGAGCAGCGGGAAGAGCCCCAGCCGGACTGGGAGTTGGCGGCGGGTGCGCTGCGGCACGCGATCCGCCGCCACCCCGAGCGGTTCCTGGACAAGAACCGCTACTCGATGGACTGGTACTACCCGGTGCTGGGCGGGGCGTTGACGGGCGCCGAGGCCAAGTCCCGTATGGAGGAGGGCTGGGACCGATTCGTCGTGCCCGGACTCGGGGTGCGGTGCGTCGTGCCCAACCCGTGGGTCACGGGCGGCGAGTCGGCCGAACTCGCCCTGGCCCTGTGGGCGATGGGCGAGTCCGACCGCGCGCTGGACATCCTCCAGTCGATCCAGCACCTGCGGGACCCGGAGAGCGGCCTTTACTGGACGGGCTATGTCTTCGAGGACGCCGCCATCTGGCCACGCGAGCTGACCACGTGGACGGCGGGGTCGCTCCTGCTGGCCGTCGCCGCGCTGGGTGGGCACGACGCGACCTGCGCGGTGTTCGGTGGGGATCGCCTGCCGACCGGGCTGGACCCGGACTGCTGCGGCTGA
- a CDS encoding vWA domain-containing protein has protein sequence MKRYARTLTACLTLTLLAALTSCTRGDEEVTLRVLAGPELADLEPLLGELKDDTGVTLDMDYRATADLSGARSSSYDLAWPASDRSYLLRLLEKGEQTVRPESTSIMRSPVVVGLTPEVADKLRADVPGGRLSWADIADAAADGTVRFGMADPRSSDTGRAALVGVATAAAGTGSALREQDVSCDRLRGFRSGQTLTAAGSRELMASYPAHQGEANALIAHESELLSLNATKKLREPLRIVHPEDGMVLSDFPLLLLDPGRRTAYRKVVDWLLTDDVQQKLMQRTWRRPVNQDVTPAEPLRAAIGNALSFPDRLSIVEQLVTDYGDPASAATDQVVFLLDFSGSMRGRRIADLRAAFAGLSGADPTSTGKFARFYRGEHLTVVRFGGRVLQERTVTVRGDGDLRTLDKVVAADSFDDSTAVWSALDRGYRIAADAVREAPERPVAIVLMTDGESNAGISYEEFLRRRDRLGADTREVPTFPVHFGEADAAALRKAADATGGRMVDANRSSLSDAFKEIRGCH, from the coding sequence ATGAAGCGGTACGCACGCACCCTCACCGCCTGTCTGACCCTGACCCTGCTCGCCGCCCTCACCTCCTGCACCCGGGGCGACGAGGAGGTGACCCTGCGGGTCCTCGCCGGCCCCGAACTCGCCGACCTGGAGCCCCTGCTGGGCGAGCTGAAGGACGACACCGGCGTCACGCTGGACATGGACTACCGGGCCACGGCCGACCTGTCCGGCGCCCGCAGCTCGTCGTACGACCTCGCCTGGCCGGCCTCCGACCGCTCGTACCTGCTGCGGCTCCTGGAGAAGGGCGAGCAGACGGTCCGGCCCGAGTCGACCTCGATCATGCGCTCGCCCGTGGTGGTCGGCCTCACCCCGGAAGTCGCCGACAAGCTGCGCGCCGACGTACCCGGCGGACGGCTGTCGTGGGCCGACATCGCGGACGCCGCCGCCGACGGCACCGTACGGTTCGGGATGGCCGACCCGCGCAGCAGCGACACCGGGCGCGCGGCCCTCGTCGGCGTCGCCACCGCCGCGGCCGGAACCGGCAGCGCGCTGCGCGAACAGGACGTCTCCTGCGACCGGTTGCGCGGCTTCCGCTCCGGGCAGACGCTCACCGCCGCCGGCTCACGGGAGCTCATGGCGTCGTACCCGGCCCATCAGGGAGAGGCCAACGCACTCATCGCCCACGAATCCGAGCTGCTGTCCCTCAACGCCACGAAGAAGCTGCGCGAGCCTCTGCGGATCGTCCACCCCGAGGACGGAATGGTCCTCTCCGACTTCCCGCTGCTCCTGCTCGACCCCGGTCGGCGGACCGCGTACCGCAAGGTGGTCGACTGGCTGCTGACGGACGACGTGCAGCAAAAGCTGATGCAGCGCACCTGGCGCCGACCCGTCAACCAGGACGTCACTCCGGCCGAGCCCCTGCGCGCGGCAATCGGCAACGCCCTGTCCTTCCCCGACCGGCTCTCCATCGTGGAGCAACTGGTCACCGACTACGGCGACCCCGCGAGCGCCGCCACCGACCAGGTGGTGTTCCTGCTCGACTTCTCCGGCTCCATGCGCGGCAGACGCATCGCCGACCTGCGCGCCGCCTTCGCCGGGCTGAGCGGCGCCGACCCCACGTCCACCGGCAAGTTCGCCCGCTTCTACCGGGGCGAGCACCTCACCGTCGTACGGTTCGGCGGCCGGGTCCTTCAGGAACGCACGGTGACCGTGCGCGGCGACGGCGATCTGCGCACCCTCGACAAGGTCGTGGCCGCCGACTCCTTCGACGACTCCACCGCCGTCTGGTCGGCCCTCGACCGCGGCTACCGCATCGCCGCGGACGCCGTGCGCGAGGCACCCGAACGACCCGTCGCCATCGTGCTGATGACGGACGGCGAGAGCAACGCGGGCATCTCCTACGAAGAGTTCCTGCGCCGCCGCGACCGGCTCGGCGCCGATACCCGCGAAGTGCCCACCTTCCCCGTCCACTTCGGCGAGGCCGACGCGGCGGCATTGCGGAAGGCGGCCGACGCGACGGGCGGGCGCATGGTCGACGCGAACCGTTCCTCCCTCTCCGACGCATTCAAGGAGATCCGTGGGTGTCATTGA
- a CDS encoding LLM class F420-dependent oxidoreductase encodes MRLGLALGYWGRGPSADHVPLAQEAERLGYDSVWTAESWGSDAFGPLTWIAAQTSRIKLGTAVAQMAARSPTTTAMHALTLDHLSGGRMMLGLGLSGPQVVEGWYGRPFPKSPLTATREYVDVVRQVLRREAPVELDGRFHSHPYRGPDATGIGKALKPITHPLRADLPVLLGAEGPKNVAQTVRIADGWLPLYWSPSRPDVYGEAVGDLPDGFLVAPMARVQVCDDVSEGLLPVKAMLGFYIGGMGHAARNFHADLMARMGYEEEVRRIQELFLGGRKQEAVLAVPDAFADEISLVGPRERIAERLEAWRKGPVTDLLALSPDPHTLRVLAELNS; translated from the coding sequence ATGCGGCTCGGGCTCGCACTCGGCTACTGGGGCCGCGGTCCCTCCGCGGACCACGTACCCCTCGCCCAGGAGGCCGAGCGGCTCGGCTACGACTCCGTGTGGACCGCCGAGTCCTGGGGCTCCGATGCCTTCGGGCCGCTCACCTGGATCGCCGCGCAGACCTCAAGGATCAAGCTGGGTACGGCCGTTGCGCAGATGGCCGCCCGCTCCCCCACGACCACGGCGATGCACGCCCTCACGCTCGACCACCTCTCCGGCGGTCGCATGATGCTGGGGCTCGGGCTGTCGGGGCCGCAGGTGGTGGAGGGGTGGTACGGGCGGCCGTTCCCGAAGTCGCCGTTGACCGCGACGCGGGAGTACGTGGACGTCGTACGGCAAGTTCTGCGGCGTGAGGCGCCCGTGGAGCTCGACGGGCGGTTCCACTCCCACCCGTACCGCGGTCCGGACGCGACCGGCATCGGCAAGGCGCTGAAGCCGATCACGCATCCGCTGCGGGCGGACCTTCCCGTTCTGCTGGGTGCCGAGGGTCCGAAGAACGTCGCCCAGACCGTCCGCATCGCCGACGGCTGGCTGCCGTTGTACTGGTCGCCGAGCAGGCCGGACGTGTACGGGGAGGCGGTCGGCGATCTTCCCGACGGTTTCCTCGTCGCCCCCATGGCCCGGGTGCAGGTCTGCGACGACGTCTCCGAAGGCCTCCTCCCGGTCAAGGCCATGCTCGGCTTCTACATCGGCGGCATGGGCCACGCGGCCCGCAACTTCCACGCCGATCTCATGGCGCGCATGGGGTACGAGGAGGAGGTTCGGCGGATTCAGGAGCTGTTCCTCGGCGGCCGTAAGCAGGAGGCCGTCCTCGCCGTGCCCGACGCGTTCGCCGACGAGATCTCGCTCGTCGGGCCCCGTGAACGGATCGCCGAGCGGCTGGAGGCGTGGCGCAAGGGGCCGGTGACCGATCTGCTCGCCCTCTCGCCCGATCCGCACACGCTGCGGGTGCTCGCCGAGCTCAACTCGTAG
- a CDS encoding N-acetylmuramoyl-L-alanine amidase: protein MSYVGPDFDPPQPRRNRRRTLTVAVAALVPGALLGWVMYEALGDPGDSGGSGTAAVRPSSPASDSPPTASSTNDDKPPGPTPTADSTSVSGPLQGKVVVIDPGHNPNNFQHTAEINRKVNIGTNWKECDTTGTSTNDGYTEAKFTLDVAHRMRTLLQKQGATVKFTQDGDRSWGPCVDERAEIGNKADADAVVSIHADGAGAGQRGFHVILPGKVDAGAADTGPIVAPSRDLGERIAGSFVRVTGNAPSNYIGDGTGLVTRKDLGGLNLSTVPKVFIECGNMRDTKDAALLTSGTWRQKAAQGISEGIVSFLRG from the coding sequence GTGTCGTACGTAGGTCCGGACTTCGATCCTCCCCAGCCCCGCCGTAACCGCCGCCGAACCCTGACCGTCGCGGTCGCCGCCCTGGTGCCGGGGGCCCTGCTCGGTTGGGTGATGTACGAGGCGCTGGGCGACCCCGGCGACAGCGGCGGCTCCGGCACCGCTGCCGTACGGCCGTCCTCGCCCGCGTCGGACTCGCCGCCGACGGCCTCCTCCACGAACGACGACAAGCCGCCGGGCCCGACCCCCACCGCGGACTCCACGTCCGTATCCGGCCCCCTCCAGGGCAAGGTCGTCGTCATCGACCCCGGCCACAACCCGAACAACTTCCAGCACACCGCCGAAATCAACCGCAAGGTGAACATCGGCACGAACTGGAAGGAGTGCGACACCACGGGGACGTCCACCAACGACGGCTACACCGAAGCCAAGTTCACCCTGGACGTCGCCCACCGGATGCGCACACTGCTCCAGAAGCAGGGCGCCACGGTCAAGTTCACGCAGGACGGCGACCGTTCCTGGGGTCCCTGCGTCGACGAGCGCGCCGAGATCGGCAACAAGGCCGACGCCGACGCGGTCGTCTCCATCCACGCGGACGGCGCCGGCGCCGGCCAACGCGGCTTCCACGTCATCCTCCCCGGCAAGGTCGACGCGGGCGCCGCCGACACCGGCCCGATCGTCGCCCCCTCCCGCGACCTCGGCGAGCGCATCGCCGGCTCCTTCGTCCGCGTCACGGGCAACGCCCCCTCCAACTACATCGGCGACGGCACCGGCCTCGTCACGCGTAAGGACCTCGGCGGTCTCAATCTGTCAACGGTTCCCAAGGTGTTCATCGAGTGCGGCAACATGCGCGATACCAAGGACGCGGCGCTGCTCACCAGCGGGACGTGGCGACAGAAGGCTGCGCAAGGGATCTCTGAGGGAATCGTGAGTTTCCTGCGCGGGTAA
- a CDS encoding class I SAM-dependent methyltransferase, which produces MTPAPKPEILAAFEASKGFMPTGEGLALYAAAVEAGRLGLPLLEVGTYCGRSTVLLADAAREAGVMALTVDHHRGSEEQQPGWEYHDPQTVDPEIGLMDTLPTFRRTLHRAGLEEHVIALVGRSPQVAKIWNSPLGLVFIDGGHTDEHATADYEGWAPHVAAGGLLVIHDVFPDPEDEFTGQAPYRVYLRALESGAFTEVSVTESLRVLKRTGPGV; this is translated from the coding sequence ATGACCCCGGCCCCCAAGCCCGAGATCCTGGCCGCGTTCGAGGCCTCGAAGGGCTTCATGCCCACGGGCGAGGGCCTGGCCCTGTACGCGGCTGCCGTGGAGGCCGGCCGCCTCGGCCTCCCCCTCCTGGAGGTCGGCACCTACTGCGGCCGCTCCACCGTCCTGCTCGCCGACGCCGCCCGCGAGGCCGGCGTGATGGCCCTCACGGTCGACCACCACCGCGGCAGCGAGGAGCAGCAGCCGGGCTGGGAGTACCACGACCCGCAGACGGTCGACCCCGAGATCGGCCTGATGGACACGCTGCCGACCTTCCGCCGGACCCTGCACCGGGCCGGCCTGGAGGAGCACGTGATCGCCCTCGTCGGCCGCTCCCCGCAGGTCGCGAAGATCTGGAACTCCCCGCTCGGCCTCGTCTTCATCGACGGCGGCCACACCGACGAGCACGCCACCGCCGACTACGAGGGCTGGGCCCCGCATGTCGCCGCGGGCGGCCTGCTCGTCATCCACGACGTGTTCCCGGACCCGGAGGACGAGTTCACCGGGCAGGCGCCGTACCGGGTGTATCTGCGGGCCCTGGAATCCGGGGCGTTCACGGAGGTGTCGGTGACGGAGTCACTGCGGGTGCTGAAGCGGACGGGGCCAGGGGTCTGA
- a CDS encoding MFS transporter codes for MTQTTTEKPTGGATGPLVPVLAFAGIVVAVMQTLLVPVIKDLPQLLSTAPSNATWVLTSTLLSGAVATPIMGRLGDLYGKRRMLIASLSVMVVGALISAFTSTLLPMIVGRTLQGFAMGAIPLGIGLMRDMLPREKLGSAMALMSSSIGVGGGLALPAAALVAQHANWHALFYGAAGLGVLAIVLTLVVVPESKLRAEGSFDHLGAVGLSAGLVLFLLPITKGSDWGWTSVTTLGMFGASAAVLLLWGIYELRTKAPLVDLRTTARPAVLFTNLASIMVGVSFYVVSLVLPQLLQLPKETGYGLGQSMVVAGLLVAPLGLTMMFTAPVYARLSAKYGPKTTLILGMLIIAIGYGAGLGLMSAPWQSLVIAVILGAGIGLAYSSLPALIIGAVPASETGAANGLNTLMRSIGTSVSSAVIGMVLANTANNVGGVEIPTMHGFRVSFLIATAAVAVGLLLALFLPKQRPAAAHPQLRASSEEDANLERAEEALRGFRGRVLDAAGTPVARAKVTLIDRRGRQAGATLSADDGTYALTVPAQGPYVLAARADGHAPLASSATHAGDDSPVDVDLSLPEETVSA; via the coding sequence ATGACACAAACGACGACCGAAAAGCCCACCGGCGGAGCGACCGGCCCCCTCGTCCCGGTCCTCGCCTTCGCGGGCATCGTTGTCGCGGTAATGCAGACCCTGCTCGTCCCCGTCATCAAGGACCTGCCGCAGCTGCTGAGCACCGCGCCCAGCAACGCCACCTGGGTCCTGACCTCGACTCTCCTCTCGGGCGCCGTCGCCACCCCGATCATGGGCCGCCTCGGTGACCTCTACGGCAAGCGCCGGATGCTGATAGCCAGCCTGTCCGTGATGGTGGTCGGTGCGCTGATCAGCGCGTTCACCAGCACCCTCCTCCCCATGATCGTCGGACGCACCCTGCAGGGCTTCGCGATGGGCGCCATCCCGCTCGGCATCGGCCTGATGCGCGACATGCTGCCCCGCGAGAAGCTCGGCTCGGCCATGGCGCTGATGAGCTCCTCGATAGGCGTCGGCGGCGGACTCGCACTGCCCGCCGCGGCCCTGGTCGCCCAGCACGCGAACTGGCACGCCCTCTTCTACGGCGCCGCCGGCCTCGGCGTCCTCGCCATCGTCCTCACCCTCGTCGTCGTACCGGAGTCCAAGCTCCGCGCGGAAGGCTCCTTCGACCACCTCGGCGCCGTCGGCCTCTCCGCGGGTCTCGTCCTCTTCCTCCTGCCGATCACCAAGGGCAGCGACTGGGGCTGGACGTCCGTCACCACGCTCGGCATGTTCGGCGCGTCGGCCGCCGTCCTGCTCCTCTGGGGCATCTACGAGCTGCGCACGAAGGCCCCCCTGGTCGACCTGCGCACCACGGCCCGCCCGGCCGTCCTCTTCACCAACCTCGCGTCGATCATGGTCGGCGTCAGCTTCTACGTCGTCTCCCTGGTCCTCCCCCAGCTGCTCCAGCTGCCGAAGGAGACCGGCTACGGCCTCGGCCAGTCGATGGTCGTCGCGGGTCTGCTGGTGGCCCCGCTCGGCCTGACGATGATGTTCACGGCGCCGGTCTACGCCCGCCTGTCCGCGAAGTACGGCCCCAAGACGACCCTGATCCTCGGCATGCTGATCATCGCGATCGGCTACGGCGCCGGCCTCGGCCTGATGAGCGCCCCCTGGCAGAGCCTCGTCATCGCGGTGATCCTCGGCGCGGGCATCGGCCTCGCCTACTCCTCCCTCCCCGCCCTGATCATCGGCGCGGTCCCGGCCTCGGAGACCGGCGCGGCGAACGGCCTCAACACGCTGATGCGTTCCATCGGTACGTCGGTCTCCAGCGCCGTCATCGGCATGGTGCTGGCCAACACCGCGAACAACGTCGGCGGCGTCGAGATCCCGACCATGCACGGCTTCCGCGTCTCCTTCCTGATCGCGACCGCCGCCGTGGCCGTCGGCCTCCTGCTGGCCCTCTTCCTCCCGAAGCAGCGCCCGGCCGCCGCCCACCCGCAGCTGCGCGCCAGCAGCGAGGAGGACGCCAACCTCGAACGCGCCGAGGAGGCCCTGCGCGGCTTCCGCGGCCGCGTCCTGGACGCCGCCGGCACGCCCGTCGCCCGCGCCAAGGTCACCCTCATCGACCGCCGCGGCCGCCAGGCCGGAGCGACCCTCTCCGCGGACGACGGCACCTACGCCCTCACCGTCCCCGCCCAGGGCCCCTACGTCCTGGCCGCCCGAGCCGACGGCCACGCCCCGCTCGCCTCCTCGGCGACCCACGCGGGCGACGACAGCCCGGTGGACGTGGACCTGTCACTGCCGGAGGAGACGGTCTCGGCGTAG